A stretch of the Filimonas lacunae genome encodes the following:
- a CDS encoding family 43 glycosylhydrolase: MNPLSRVVTAALLAGVSMIPAGAQQRTSATKAYNPLVPDNIADPSLVMFKDTFYLYATTDVDAGLAKGGTPVVWKSTDFIHWHFDGPLTLPGLDWDKPYAFTDAKGKEKTGYFRYWAPGKAVYKNGKYYLFPTIVTPDDKVGTYTVVADNPAGPFAFTNGTGIYFNQPDKAAEQTKPVADDIDGEPFVEEDGKAYLYWRRRFASALQDDLLTRQGDVVSIPTKLQGYSEGPGLFKRKGIYYYFYTLSGHASYCNGYMISRKSPLSAFEVPAGKNIFIRSDTATGIWGPGHGNVFQFPGTDEFIFLYLEYGEGGTTRQVFANRMQFNADGTIKPMQVDGKGVWWSRYKVRPRLNKAAKAVITASGYRKEKVVTTKIEADPEGGEGAFKGVKEISRTFTYTPANAADGSNGTRWWADTADKAPWIQFDLGKTQTVNSCEMYFVFPTYGNSWIMEKSVDGIHWTVCGTQPEQKVCSPHVVNAIGKARYIRIKITGGAAGLWECNIY, encoded by the coding sequence ATGAACCCCTTATCCCGTGTTGTAACCGCTGCATTGCTGGCTGGTGTAAGTATGATACCTGCCGGGGCGCAACAACGAACCTCCGCAACAAAAGCCTATAACCCGCTGGTGCCAGATAATATTGCCGACCCTTCGCTGGTAATGTTTAAAGATACTTTTTACCTGTATGCCACTACCGATGTGGATGCCGGCCTGGCTAAAGGCGGCACGCCGGTAGTGTGGAAGTCAACCGATTTTATTCACTGGCATTTTGATGGCCCTTTAACCCTGCCAGGGTTGGATTGGGATAAGCCTTATGCTTTCACCGATGCCAAAGGAAAGGAAAAAACAGGCTATTTCCGTTATTGGGCGCCTGGGAAAGCCGTGTATAAAAACGGGAAGTATTACCTGTTTCCTACCATTGTTACACCCGATGATAAGGTGGGTACTTATACAGTGGTGGCAGATAATCCTGCTGGTCCGTTTGCTTTTACCAATGGCACAGGTATTTATTTTAACCAGCCCGATAAAGCTGCTGAGCAAACGAAGCCGGTAGCAGATGATATAGATGGTGAGCCTTTTGTAGAGGAGGATGGCAAAGCCTATCTCTATTGGCGCAGGCGTTTTGCATCGGCCTTGCAGGATGATTTGCTTACCAGGCAGGGGGATGTGGTAAGTATCCCAACTAAGCTGCAAGGCTACTCCGAGGGGCCGGGCCTGTTTAAAAGAAAAGGCATTTACTATTACTTCTACACTTTATCGGGCCACGCCAGTTATTGCAATGGGTATATGATCAGTCGTAAAAGTCCGTTAAGCGCTTTTGAAGTGCCGGCAGGTAAAAACATCTTTATCCGCTCTGATACTGCCACCGGCATCTGGGGGCCGGGGCATGGCAACGTGTTTCAGTTTCCGGGCACGGATGAGTTTATTTTCCTGTACCTGGAATATGGCGAAGGGGGTACTACCCGCCAGGTGTTTGCCAACCGCATGCAGTTTAATGCAGATGGTACTATAAAGCCTATGCAGGTAGATGGCAAGGGAGTGTGGTGGAGCAGATATAAGGTGAGACCGCGGTTGAATAAAGCGGCCAAAGCGGTGATCACCGCATCGGGCTATAGAAAAGAAAAAGTAGTGACCACTAAAATAGAAGCTGATCCGGAAGGAGGCGAAGGTGCTTTTAAAGGTGTAAAGGAAATCAGCCGAACTTTTACCTATACACCTGCTAATGCGGCGGATGGCAGTAACGGAACACGCTGGTGGGCAGATACTGCCGATAAAGCGCCCTGGATTCAGTTTGATTTAGGTAAAACGCAAACGGTTAATTCCTGCGAAATGTATTTTGTATTTCCTACCTATGGCAATAGCTGGATAATGGAGAAATCGGTGGATGGCATTCACTGGACCGTGTGTGGTACACAGCCAGAGCAGAAAGTGTGCAGCCCGCATGTGGTGAATGCTATTGGCAAGGCGCGTTATATACGTATTAAAATAACCGGTGGCGCTGCTGGCTTATGGGAGTGTAATATCTATTAA
- a CDS encoding PAS domain-containing protein has protein sequence MAEKLSANTAEREEQLRLQAVKIYRHGKHNWQNELQEMVVLAASITGAPVVFLSIIDDAQQYLIASQGCILTTIAKELSPCVQIIQQQTILISNKGLPPHHPFTQTYAPLPFYAGIPLTTAEGYIIGSLCIMDTTTRQLTPQEVVSLQAIARQAMEIMNNAIHLQYIIGCKEEMAEAAFSLRSVLDNSPTFQILVNTQMEILAFNAAANEFVKFAIGKGLQQGENIIHYSPPSSISSLINSFNRALSGERVYGERQLNYDGGVETWWDVVYSPVRSSKGDIVGVAFNATDITSRKQNEQKLLVQNEKLKEIAQIQSHQVRGPLTSILGILSLIKEDNYQASTEYLLLLEKAAIQMDENIRRIVTLNRKSNA, from the coding sequence ATGGCAGAAAAGCTTTCAGCAAACACAGCCGAAAGAGAGGAACAATTACGCCTTCAGGCGGTAAAAATATATCGCCACGGAAAACACAACTGGCAAAACGAGTTACAGGAAATGGTGGTGTTAGCTGCTTCTATCACAGGTGCCCCTGTGGTATTCCTTTCCATCATCGATGATGCGCAACAATACCTGATTGCTTCACAAGGTTGCATCCTCACAACTATTGCCAAAGAGCTTTCGCCTTGTGTGCAAATAATACAACAGCAAACAATACTTATCAGTAATAAAGGATTGCCACCCCATCACCCCTTTACACAAACCTATGCCCCCTTACCTTTTTATGCCGGCATACCGCTTACCACCGCAGAAGGCTATATTATAGGCAGTCTTTGCATTATGGATACCACCACGCGGCAATTAACACCACAAGAAGTAGTAAGCCTGCAAGCCATTGCCCGTCAGGCAATGGAGATTATGAACAATGCTATTCACTTACAATATATCATAGGATGTAAAGAAGAAATGGCCGAAGCTGCTTTTTCCCTTCGCTCTGTACTGGACAACTCGCCCACCTTTCAGATACTGGTAAATACGCAGATGGAAATACTGGCGTTCAATGCAGCCGCCAACGAATTTGTAAAATTTGCCATAGGCAAAGGTTTGCAACAAGGCGAAAACATTATTCACTACTCCCCTCCCTCTTCTATCAGCAGCCTTATCAACAGCTTTAACAGAGCACTCAGTGGCGAAAGAGTATATGGCGAAAGGCAATTGAATTACGATGGCGGAGTAGAAACCTGGTGGGATGTGGTGTACTCTCCTGTACGCAGCAGCAAAGGAGATATTGTAGGCGTGGCTTTTAACGCCACAGACATTACCAGCCGCAAACAGAACGAACAAAAGCTACTGGTGCAAAACGAAAAGCTGAAAGAAATTGCCCAGATACAGTCGCATCAGGTTCGTGGCCCGCTTACGTCTATACTGGGCATTCTTAGCCTGATCAAAGAAGATAACTACCAGGCCAGTACCGAATATTTATTACTGTTGGAAAAAGCCGCTATTCAAATGGATGAAAACATCCGCCGCATTGTAACCCTTAACAGGAAAAGCAATGCTTAA